The following are from one region of the Magallana gigas chromosome 6, xbMagGiga1.1, whole genome shotgun sequence genome:
- the LOC136276102 gene encoding delta-like protein B, producing the protein MSEENITIYYSPDVINGTIHTKIAKVEFLALTPGPRQICLNATDRFDWTVGCLIVAVEIKDPCESKPCHNNGRCTAYKDKSGFTCTCPERFNGTLCETRKNLCQQRPCGVSNACIDVNTAPFFFCFQCPTGKTGTRCDVDIDVCHPTTCSENNICQQNNGSYQCLSVDLQEQCPHTCLKSEATVCLRNNCVCALWSLYNETCMSNNTVKSNSSIIPYFAAPTLSVGSVITCDFYDRTCEFPVYVFSESTPKVSYFSEMNIYKSLYRGITVLTSENNTNGIYQSTIVISNNEVDNPKYQEYDLCLNVATNTTPQDIIDRQCFHVVDRGVPSRTHHCVQLNTKAVLE; encoded by the exons ATGAGCGAAGAAAATATCACCATTTACTACAGCCCGGATGTGATAAATGGTACAATACACACCAAGATAGCAAAAGTAGAGTTCTTAGCCTTGACACCAGGTCCCCGACAAATATGTTTGAATGCCACTGATcg aTTTGACTGGACAGTGGGGTGTCTTATTGTGGCAGTTGAAATAAAgg ATCCATGTGAATCCAAACCTTGTCATAATAATGGCAGATGCACAGCTTATAAAGATAAATCAGGTTTTACTTGTACTTGCCCCGAACGATTCAATGGTACATTATGTGAAACAC GTAAAAACCTCTGCCAACAAAGACCTTGTGGTGtttccaatgcctgcattgatgTAAATACGGCACCGttctttttttgtttccaaTGTCCAACGGGAAAGACGGGCACAAGATGTGATGTTG aTATTGATGTTTGCCATCCAACCACATGCagtgaaaataatatttgtcaGCAAAATAATGGTTCTTATCAATGTCTTTCTG TCGATTTACAAG AGCAATGCCCCCATACTTGTTTGAAGAGCGAAGCAACAGTTTGTTTGAGAAATAACTGTGTTTGTGCTTTGTGGTCTCTATATAATGAGACATGCATGTCAA ATAATACAGTCAAATCTAATAGCAGCATT ATTCCGTATTTTGCAGCACCGACATTATCCGTAGGGTCTGTAATAACATGTGATTTCTATGACAGAACTTGTGAATTCCCGGTTTATGTTTTTTCAGA ATCTACTCCAAAGGTGTCTTATTTTAGCGAAATGAACATTTACAAATCACTTTATCGTGGCATTACTGTTTTGACATCAGAAAACAATACTAATGGTATTTACCAATCAACAATTGTGATTTCAAACAACGAAGTCGACAATCCAAAATATCAAGAATATGATCTTTGTCTAAACGTTGCCACAAATACCAC aCCTCAAGACATAATCGATAGACAGTGTTTTCACGTCGTAGATAGAGGAGTTCCATCAA GGACACATCAT tgtgTACAGTTGAACACGAAAGCAGttctcgagtaa